From a single Brassica oleracea var. oleracea cultivar TO1000 chromosome C5, BOL, whole genome shotgun sequence genomic region:
- the LOC106295628 gene encoding protein TRANSPARENT TESTA 12-like, with protein MDSSQNDGAYQPLLQPQLSPATESNNSELERVLSDVETPLFARLRKATMIESKLLFKLAAPAVIVYMINYLMSMSTQIFSGHLGNLELAAASLGNTGIQVFAYGLMLGMGSAVETLCGQAFGGRKYDMLGIYLQRSAVLLTLTGVFLTFIYVFSKPFLLFLGESPEIASAASLFVYGLIPQIFAYAMNFPIQKFLQAQSIVAPSAYIATATLFVHLLLSWLAVYKLGMGILGASLVLSLSWWVIVVAQFVYIVTSDRCRETWRGFSVQAFSGLPSFFKLSAASAVMLCLETWYFQILVLLAGLLENPELALDSLSICMTISGWVFMISVGFNAAISVRVSNELGAGNPKSAAFSVIIVNIYSLITCVILAIIIIVCRDYLSYAFTEGEKVSAAVSDLCPLLAVTLILNGIQPVLSGVAVGCGWQTFVAKVNVGCYYIIGIPLGALFGFYFKYDAKGIWTGMICGTLIQTVILAWVTFRTDWTKEVEEASRRLDIWSNKKAEVISK; from the exons ATGGACTCGTCTCAAAACGATGGCGCATACCAACCACTTCTCCAGCCTCAGCTTTCTCCGGCGACGGAGTCGAACAACAGCGAGTTAGAGAGAGTCCTATCCGACGTTGAAACTCCCCTGTTTGCCCGTCTGCGTAAAGCCACGATGATTGAATCCAAACTTCTCTTCAAGCTTGCTGCGCCTGCTGTCATCGTCTACATGATAAACTATCTCATGTCCATGTCAACTCAAATCTTCTCCGGCCACCTAGGAAACCTAGAACTCGCCGCCGCTTCTCTCGGGAACACCGGGATACAAGTCTTCGCCTACGGTCTCATG CTAGGAATGGGGAGTGCGGTGGAAACGCTTTGTGGACAAGCGTTTGGAGGTAGGAAGTACGATATGCTCGGCATTTATCTCCAGAGATCCGCCGTATTACTCACTCTCACCGGCGTCTTCCTCACCTTTATCTACGTCTTCTCCAAACCTTTTCTACTTTTCCTCGGGGAATCGCCGGAGATAGCTTCCGCCGCGTCTCTCTTCGTCTACGGTCTCATCCCTCAAATCTTTGCCTACGCAATGAACTTCCCGATCCAGAAGTTCCTACAGGCTCAAAGCATTGTTGCTCCAAGTGCTTACATTGCAACAGCCACTCTCTTCGTTCATCTTCTCCTTAGCTGGCTCGCTGTTTACAAGCTTGGGATGGGGATTCTTGGAGCGTCGCTCGTGCTCAGCCTCTCGTGGTGGGTTATAGTGGTGGCTCAGTTTGTTTATATCGTGACGAGTGATCGGTGTCGTGAGACGTGGAGAGGGTTCAGTGTGCAAGCGTTCTCGGGGCTACCGAGTTTCTTCAAACTCTCAGCCGCCTCTGCCGTGATGCTTTGCCTTGAGACTTGGTATTTTCAGATCTTGGTTCTTCTTGCCGGACTTCTCGAGAACCCGGAACTTGCTCTTGATTCTCTCTCCATTTG CATGACGATTTCAGGATGGGTGTTTATGATATCTGTTGGATTCAATGCAGCGATAAG TGTAAGAGTGAGTAATGAACTTGGAGCTGGAAACCCTAAATCAGCAGCGTTTTCTGTAATCATCGTCAACATATATTCATTAATCACATGTGTGATCTTGGCCATCATTATTATTGTGTGCCGTGACTATTTGAGCTATGCATTCACTGAAGGTGAAAAAGTATCAGCTGCGGTTTCTGATCTATGTCCGCTTTTGGCCGTAACGCTTATTCTCAATGGAATCCAACCTGTCCTTTCTG GTGTGGCGGTTGGATGCGGTTGGCAAACGTTTGTGGCAAAAGTTAACGTTGGATGTTACTACATTATTGGAATTCCTCTTGGGGCTCTCTTTGGGTTTTACTTCAAGTACGATGCCAAG GGTATATGGACAGGAATGATTTGTGGTACGCTTATACAGACGGTTATTTTGGCATGGGTCACGTTCAGAACAGACTGGACAAAAGAA GTGGAAGAAGCTTCCAGAAGATTGGACATATGGAGCAACAAGAAAGCAGAAGTAATTTCGAAATGA